From one Phycodurus eques isolate BA_2022a chromosome 6, UOR_Pequ_1.1, whole genome shotgun sequence genomic stretch:
- the eif3ba gene encoding LOW QUALITY PROTEIN: eukaryotic translation initiation factor 3, subunit Ba (The sequence of the model RefSeq protein was modified relative to this genomic sequence to represent the inferred CDS: deleted 1 base in 1 codon), with product MQETVDMVDDPEYEEEEPSFSDPEDFEDDVDDEELLGDILREKPQEADGIDSVVVVDNVPQVGPERLEKLKNVIHKIFSKFGKITTEFYPDNDGTTKGYIFLEYASPNQALEAVKNADGYKLDKQHTFRVNLFTDFDKYMNINDEWETPEKQPFKDFGNMRHWIEDADCRDQYSVIYEAGERTAIFANDAKDPVISEERARWTETYVRWSPKGTYLATFHQRGIALWGGEKFKQIQRFSHQGVSLIDFSPCERYVVTFSPLMDTKEDPQAIIIWDILTGQKKRGFHCESAAHWPIFKWSHDGKFFARMTQDTLSIYETPSMGLLDKKSLKISGIKDFSWSPGDNIIAFWVPEDKDIPARVTLMQLPSRQEIRVRNLFNVVDCKLHWQRNGDYLCVKVDRTPKGTQGVVTNFEIFRMREKQVPVDVVEMKESIIAFAWEPNGSKFAVLHGESPRINASFYHVKNNGKIDLIKLFDKQQANSIFWSPQGQFLVLAGLRSMNGALAFVDTSDCTLMNMAEHYMASDVEWDPTGRYVVTSVSWWSHKVDNAYWLWTFQGRLLQKNIKDRFCQLLWRPRPPSLLSADQIKMIKKDLKKYSKIFEQKDRLSQSKASKELVDKRRAMIDEYRLYRDQALQTYLEQKEARMELRGGVDTDEPDSNVDDWEEETIEFFINEEIIPIGEL from the exons ATGCAAGAAACGGTGGACATGGTGGACGACCCCGAGTACGAGGAAGAGGAGCCCTCCTTTAGCGACCCGGAGGACTTCGAGGATGACGTCGACGACGAGG AGCTCCTGGGTGACATCCTGAGGGAGAAACCCCAGGAGGCTGACGGCATCGACTCTGTGGTGGTGGTAGACAACGTCCCGCAGGTTGGCCCCGAGCGTTTGGAAAAGCTCAAGAACGTCATCCACAAGATCTTCTCCAAGTTTGGAAAGATCACCACCGAGTTCTACCCAGACAACGATGGCACCACCAAAGG GTACATCTTTTTGGAGTACGCTTCGCCCAACCAGGCCCTGGAGGCGGTGAAAAACGCAGATGGATACAAACTGGACAAACAGCATACATTCAGGGTCAATCTCTTCACCGACTTCGACAA GTACATGAACATTAATGATGAGTGGGAAACTCCTGAGAAACAGCCCTTCAAAGACTTT GGTAACATGCGCCATTGGATCGAGGACGCTGACTGCCGGGACCAGTACAGTGTGATCTACGAAGCCGGTGAGAGGACCGCCATTTTCGCCAACGACGCCAAGGATCCGGTCATCTCCGAAGAGAGAGCG CGCTGGACCGAGACGTACGTGCGCTGGTCCCCCAAAGGCACCTACCTGGCCACCTTCCACCAAAGGGGCATCGCCTTGTGGGGCGGTGAGAAGTTCAAGCAGATTCAGAGGTTCAGCCATCAGGGGGTGTCCCTCATCGACTTCTCGCCCTGTGAGAG GTACGTCGTGACCTTCAGCCCGCTGATGGACACCAAAGAGGACCCACAGGCC ATCATCATCTGGGACATTCTGACCGGCCAGAAGAAGAGAGGTTTCCACTGTGAGAGCGCAGCACACTGGCCCATATTCAA ATGGAGCCACGATGGAAAGTTCTTTGCCAGGATGACACAAGACACACTGAGCATCTATGAGACTCCA TCTATGGGCCTGCTCGACAAGAAGAGTCTTAAGATCAGCGGAATCAA GGACTTCTCGTGGTCTCCGGGCGACAACATCATTGCATTCTGGGTGCCGGAGGACAAGGACATCCCGGCCAGGGTGACTCTGATGCAGCTGCCTTCCCGCCAGGAGATCCGCGTGCGCAACCTTTTCAACGTGGTGGACTGCAAGCTGCACTGGCAGAGGAATGGCGACTATCTGTGTGTGAAAGTAGACAGGACTCCCAAAGGGACACAA GGCGTGGTCACAAACTTTGAAATCTTCCGCATGAGAGAGAAACAAGTTCCTGTTGATGTGGTGGAGATGAAGG AGAGCATCATTGCGTTCGCGTGGGAGCCCAACGGCAGCAAGTTCGCAGTTCTGCATGGGGAGTCCCCCAGGATCAACGCCTCCTTCTACCACGTCAAAAACAATGGCAAGATCGATCTCATAA AATTGTTTGACAAGCAGCAGGCTAATAGCATCTTCTGGAGCCCACAGGGACAGTTCTTGGTTCTGGCTGGACTCAGGAG TATGAACGGCGCGCTCGCCTTTGTGGACACGTCCGACTGCACCTTGATGAACATGGCAGAGCACTATATGGCCTCCGATGTGGAGTGGGACCCCACCGGGCGCTACGTGGTCACATCAGTCTCCTGGTGGAGCCACAAG GTGGACAATGCGTATTGGCTGTGGACATTCCAGGGTCGCCTTCTTCAGAAGAATATCAAGGACCGCTTCTGCCAGCTGCTGTGGAGACCCCGACCTCCTAGTCTGCTCAGTGCAGACCAGATCAAG ATGATCAAGAAGGATCTGAAGAAATACTCCAAGATCTTTGAGCAGAAGGATCGTCTGAGCCAGTCCAAGGCTTCAAAG GAACTTGTGGACAAGCGCAGGGCCATGATAGACGAGTACCGTCTCTACAGGGACCAGGCGCTGCAGACCTATCTGGAGCAGAAAGAAGCACGCATGGAGCTCCGAGGAG GAGTGGACACTGATGAGCCGGACAGCAACGTGGACGACTGGGAGGAGGAGACCATTGAATTTTTTATCAACGAAGAAATCATTCCCATCGGAGAGCTCTAG